In Mustela nigripes isolate SB6536 chromosome 10, MUSNIG.SB6536, whole genome shotgun sequence, one DNA window encodes the following:
- the HAPLN2 gene encoding hyaluronan and proteoglycan link protein 2: MPGPLSLPTLCHFLLPWAFAILHEALGDAAPHPGPHYLLPPIHEVIHSHRGATATLPCVLGTSPPSYKVRWSKVEPGELRETLILITNGLHARGYGPLGGRARMRRGHRLDASLVIEGVRLEDEGRYRCELINGMEDESVALTLHLEGVVFPYQPSRGRYQFNYYEAKQACEEQDGRLATYAQLYQAWTEGLDWCNAGWLLEGSVRYPVLTARAPCGGRGRPGIRSYGPRDRKRDRYDAFCFTSMTAGHVFFVPGRLTLSEAHAACRRRGATVAKVGHLYAAWKFSGLDQCDGGWLADGSVRFPITSPRPRCGGLPDPGVRSFGFPRAQQAAFGTYCYSE, encoded by the exons ATGCCAGGTCCGCTCAGTCTCCCAACACTCTGCCACTTCCTTCTCCCTTGGGCCTTCGCCATCCTCCACGAAGCCCTGGGGGACGCAG CACCCCACCCCGGTCCCCACTACCTCCTGCCCCCCATCCACGAGGTCATTCACTCTCATCGTGGGGCCACGGCCACGCTGCCCTGCGTCCTGGGCACCTCGCCTCCCAGCTACAAGGTCCGCTGGAGCAAAGTGGAACCCGGGGAGCTCCGGGAAACGCTGATCCTCATCACCAACGGCCTGCATGCCCGGGGCTACGGGCCCCTGGGGGGACGTGCCAGGATGCGGAGGGGGCACCGGCTGGACGCCTCCCTAGTCATCGAGGGCGTGCGCCTGGAGGACGAGGGCAGGTACCGCTGTGAACTCATCAACGGCATGGAGGACGAGAGCGTGGCGCTGACGCTGCACCTGGAGG gagtgGTGTTTCCGTACCAGCCGAGCCGGGGCCGGTACCAGTTTAATTACTACGAGGCAAAACAAGCGTGCGAGGAGCAGGACGGGCGTCTGGCCACCTACGCCCAGCTGTACCAGG CGTGGACCGAGGGCCTGGACTGGTGCAACGCGGGCTGGCTGCTCGAGGGCTCGGTGCGCTACCCGGTGCTCACGGCGCGCGCCCCGTGCGGCGGCCGGGGGCGGCCGGGGATCCGCAGCTACGGGCCCCGCGACCGGAAGCGCGACCGCTACGACGCCTTCTGCTTCACTTCGATGACGGCAG GCCACGTGTTCTTCGTGCCCGGGCGGCTGACTCTGTCCGAAGCGCACGCGGCGTGCCGGCGACGCGGGGCCACGGTGGCCAAGGTCGGGCACCTCTACGCCGCCTGGAAGTTCTCGGGGCTGGACCAGTGCGACGGCGGCTGGCTGGCGGACGGCAGCGTGCGCTTCCCCATCACGTCGCCGCGGCCGCGCTGCGGGGGCCTCCCCGACCCCGGCGTGCGCAGCTTCGGCTTCCCGCGAGCCCAGCAGGCGGCCTTCGGGACCTACTGCTACTCGGAGTAG